The genomic interval TCCTCATTAAACTGATAAATTGACGCTTTACTAGCCAAGCTGCCTTTGTTGTCCCTTTCCAATGAACTTTTGTATAGATTCCTTTAAAATTAGGTTAACACCGAACAATGCTCTTAAAAACATGTATAAAAGTGAGATAACAACAATTGAGAGGCTTTTTCCGCACCTTGATATGGGGTAGTACCTGATCATGCAACTGCTGCTATTATAGAGTTGAATTAATATATCTATGTTTGTGTTTTCCATATAGTCATAAATATATATCAGGCTTTTTTCACCCTTAATAGATGCTTTCTCTTCAAGCATTTTTAAAATTTTCTCAAATTCAGAGTTATTCTTTAGACTCAATTTATATGTTTTTCTGCTTCTAGACTTCTTTGAAACAAAAGTATGTAGTCTAAACTTCTGAAAAATATAAAACCGCTCTCTTTTATAATAGAAGGGAATAATTTGTTCTATTTCTCTGTATTTCTCATAAAAATAATCTTCGTTACTTCTAATCTGATTAAATTTATTATGAGACCATGAAAAGAATACTGAAGAATCCCCATGATACTGGTGAATCGCCTCCATTTTATGATTTATGACTATTTTTATTCCCCTCTTATACAGCCGATATCCAAGATCTACATCCTCGTACCCCCACCCTTTATAGTTTTCATCAAAACCTCCTACCATTTCCAAATTCTTTCTTGATACAGCCAGATTGCAGCTGTAAGTAAAAAGCCATGGAGTTTTGAGAACATTAGCATTATATGAGGAACTATTAAATACAACATGCCTGTTTTCCAGGTGTTTGACCCTACAGCCTTTAAAGTTGTACTTGTTAAAAACTGTTTTGACAACAATCTCAGAAGATTGAATTTCTCTGTCTGCATATAGACGTGTAGACATGAGACAAATGTTTTCATCTACCTTAAAATATCTTTCTACTTCAGACAGGTAATTTTCATTTACAAGCATGTCCGAGTCTATAAATATAACCACTTTTCCAATTGCTATTTCCAGGCCTTTATTCCTGGCCCCAGCCCTGCAGGAGGATGGCAACCTGTCAATATAGATATACTTTAGCTGATAGTTCCATGGAACCTCTTTAATATAATCAAAGAGTCTTTCAGGTGAACCATCATCTATGACTATTACTTCATAATCACCTACCCCATAGCCTTTTTGCATGTTCAATGCAAGTAGGGTATTCGCCAATAATCTTTTATTGTTGTAGGCTGGTATAATAAAGCTGAATTTCAATATACTCCCCCCCTATCCCGGGAAAAGCCTGAATATAATTTTTGATAAACATTCAATGCAATTCCGTTTAAGATATACAAGAAGGAGAACACGGCTATTTTAAAGTTTTTCCCACTTCTTGACCGAGGGTAATACCTAACCATGCATTTGCTGCTTTCTATAAGCTGAATCCATATATCCAAATCAGAATTTTCCAGATAATCATATATACATATCAAATTGTTATCATTGCTAAAAGTGAGCTTTTGATGAAGCATCTCTCTTATGTCCTTAATCTTGCTGCTTTTTGTAAGAAATATTTTGCATGTCTTGCAATGGTCGGGCTTTTTTAAACCGAAAAAATTTAATGAAACAAATGTGCTCTCCTGAAACTTCTGCAGAAGGTAAAACCGCCTTTTTTTGTAAAGAAGCGGAGCAACTTCTTCTATTTCTTTATGCCTTTCCAAAAAGTCCCATTTGTTGTTTTTAAGCTGCTTTGATTTATCCATAGACCATGAAAAAAATAATGCAGTTTCCCCATGATACTGATGAATTGCCTCCATCTTATGATTTATAACGATTTTGACTCCATTTTTATAGAGCCGGTATCCAAGATCAATGTCTTCGTAGCCCCAGCCTTTGTAGCTTTCATCAAATCCACCTATCTTTTGGATATTCTTTTTTAATACAGCCATGTTGCAACTGTAAACAAAAAGCCAAGGCGTTTTGACAGTACTCGCATTGTATGAAGAATTATTAAAAACAACGTGCCTGTTTTCAATATAATTGATCTTACAGTCCTTAAACCTAAAGGTATTAAAAACCGTTTTATTGATAATTTCAGGAGCTTCAATCTCTCTGTTCGCATACAATCGAGTGGATATCAGGCAAATATTTTGTTCCAGATTAAAGCCTCTCTCTACTTCAGATAAATAATTCTCATTTACAATCATATCTGAGTCTAAAAATATAACTATATAACCCTTTGCCATAGATATACCCTTATTTCTGGCTTCTGCTCTGCAGGAGGAAAGCGTTCTGTCAAGATAAATGTACTCTAACCGGTAGTTC from Pseudobacteroides sp. carries:
- a CDS encoding glycosyltransferase family 2 protein, yielding MKFSFIIPAYNNKRLLANTLLALNMQKGYGVGDYEVIVIDDGSPERLFDYIKEVPWNYQLKYIYIDRLPSSCRAGARNKGLEIAIGKVVIFIDSDMLVNENYLSEVERYFKVDENICLMSTRLYADREIQSSEIVVKTVFNKYNFKGCRVKHLENRHVVFNSSSYNANVLKTPWLFTYSCNLAVSRKNLEMVGGFDENYKGWGYEDVDLGYRLYKRGIKIVINHKMEAIHQYHGDSSVFFSWSHNKFNQIRSNEDYFYEKYREIEQIIPFYYKRERFYIFQKFRLHTFVSKKSRSRKTYKLSLKNNSEFEKILKMLEEKASIKGEKSLIYIYDYMENTNIDILIQLYNSSSCMIRYYPISRCGKSLSIVVISLLYMFLRALFGVNLILKESIQKFIGKGQQRQLG
- a CDS encoding glycosyltransferase family 2 protein, with amino-acid sequence MLKFSFIIPAYNNKNLLANTLIALNMQKGYGIGDYEVIVVDDGSPERLIDFVSHIPQNYRLEYIYLDRTLSSCRAEARNKGISMAKGYIVIFLDSDMIVNENYLSEVERGFNLEQNICLISTRLYANREIEAPEIINKTVFNTFRFKDCKINYIENRHVVFNNSSYNASTVKTPWLFVYSCNMAVLKKNIQKIGGFDESYKGWGYEDIDLGYRLYKNGVKIVINHKMEAIHQYHGETALFFSWSMDKSKQLKNNKWDFLERHKEIEEVAPLLYKKRRFYLLQKFQESTFVSLNFFGLKKPDHCKTCKIFLTKSSKIKDIREMLHQKLTFSNDNNLICIYDYLENSDLDIWIQLIESSKCMVRYYPRSRSGKNFKIAVFSFLYILNGIALNVYQKLYSGFSRDRGGVY